A single region of the Enterobacter cloacae complex sp. R_G8 genome encodes:
- the leuB gene encoding 3-isopropylmalate dehydrogenase — protein sequence MSKNYHIAVLPGDGIGPEVMAQALKVLEAVRSRFAMKITTSHYDVGGIAIDNHGTPLPKATVEGCENADAVLFGSVGGPKWEHLPPAEQPERGALLPLRKHFKLFSNLRPAKLYQGLEEFCPLRADIAANGFDILCVRELTGGIYFGQPKGREGSGQHEKAFDTEVYHRFEIERIAHIAFESARKRRHKVTSIDKANVLQSSILWREIVSEVAKQYPDVELSHMYIDNATMQLIKDPSQFDVLLCSNLFGDILSDECAMITGSMGMLPSASLNEEGFGLYEPAGGSAPDIAGKNIANPIAQILSLALLLRYSLDAGDAATAIENAINRALEEGVRTGDLARGTAAVSTDEMGDIIARYVAEGV from the coding sequence ATGTCGAAGAATTACCATATTGCTGTGTTGCCGGGTGACGGTATTGGCCCGGAAGTGATGGCACAGGCGCTGAAAGTACTGGAAGCCGTTCGCTCGCGTTTTGCGATGAAAATTACCACCAGCCACTACGACGTGGGCGGTATTGCTATCGATAATCACGGTACGCCGCTGCCAAAGGCAACCGTTGAGGGCTGCGAGAACGCCGATGCCGTCCTGTTTGGTTCCGTGGGTGGCCCGAAATGGGAACACCTGCCACCCGCAGAGCAGCCAGAGCGCGGTGCGCTGCTGCCGCTGCGTAAACACTTTAAGCTGTTCAGCAACCTGCGTCCGGCGAAGCTCTATCAGGGCCTGGAAGAGTTCTGCCCACTGCGTGCGGATATTGCCGCCAATGGCTTCGATATACTGTGCGTGCGTGAACTGACTGGCGGCATCTATTTTGGCCAGCCAAAAGGTCGCGAAGGCAGCGGTCAGCATGAAAAAGCCTTTGATACCGAGGTTTATCACCGTTTCGAAATTGAACGTATCGCCCATATCGCTTTCGAGTCTGCGCGCAAACGCCGCCATAAAGTGACCTCTATTGATAAAGCGAACGTGCTGCAGTCTTCCATCCTGTGGCGTGAAATCGTCAGTGAAGTCGCGAAGCAATACCCTGACGTTGAGCTGTCGCATATGTACATCGACAACGCGACAATGCAATTGATTAAAGATCCGTCCCAGTTTGACGTGCTGCTGTGCTCTAACCTGTTCGGCGATATTCTCTCGGATGAGTGCGCGATGATCACCGGCTCCATGGGCATGCTGCCATCAGCGAGCCTGAATGAAGAAGGGTTTGGTCTGTACGAGCCGGCAGGTGGCTCCGCGCCGGATATCGCAGGTAAAAACATTGCTAACCCAATTGCGCAGATCCTCTCTTTGGCTCTGCTGCTGCGCTACAGCCTGGATGCAGGCGATGCAGCGACCGCAATTGAAAACGCCATTAATCGCGCGTTAGAAGAAGGCGTCCGTACCGGTGATTTAGCACGCGGCACGGCGGCAGTCAGTACCGATGAAATGGGCGACATCATTGCCCGCTATGTCGCTGAAGGGGTGTAA
- the leuC gene encoding 3-isopropylmalate dehydratase large subunit produces MAKTLYEKLFDAHVVYEAPNETPLLYIDRHLVHEVTSPQAFDGLRAHKRPVRQPGKTFATMDHNVSTQTKDINASGEMARIQMQELIKNCNEFGVELYDLNHPYQGIVHVMGPEQGITLPGMTIVCGDSHTATHGAFGALAFGIGTSEVEHVLATQTLKQGRAKTMKIEVKGKAAPGITAKDIVLAIIGKTGSAGGTGHVVEFCGEAIQALSMEGRMTLCNMAIEMGAKAGLVAPDETTFNYVKGRLHAPKGQDYADAVAYWKTLKTDDGAVFDTVVTLQAEEIAPQVTWGTNPGQVISVNDTIPDPASFADPVERASAEKALAYMGLKPGVPLTDVTIDKVFIGSCTNSRIEDLRAAAEIAKGRKVAPGVQALVVPGSGPVKAQAEAEGLDKIFIEAGFEWRLPGCSMCLAMNNDRLNPGERCASTSNRNFEGRQGRGGRTHLVSPAMAAAAAVTGHFADIRSLK; encoded by the coding sequence ATGGCGAAGACGTTATATGAAAAATTGTTTGATGCGCACGTTGTCTACGAGGCACCAAACGAAACCCCACTGCTGTATATCGACAGGCATCTGGTACATGAAGTGACCTCTCCACAGGCATTTGACGGCCTGCGTGCGCACAAACGCCCGGTACGTCAGCCGGGTAAAACCTTCGCGACAATGGATCACAACGTTTCCACTCAGACCAAAGATATCAATGCGTCGGGTGAAATGGCGCGTATTCAGATGCAGGAGTTGATTAAGAACTGTAACGAGTTTGGCGTTGAGCTCTACGATTTGAACCATCCGTATCAGGGTATCGTTCACGTCATGGGGCCAGAGCAGGGTATTACCCTGCCCGGCATGACCATCGTCTGCGGTGACTCCCATACCGCCACACACGGTGCATTCGGTGCCCTGGCGTTCGGTATTGGCACCTCTGAAGTTGAGCATGTTCTGGCTACGCAGACCCTGAAACAGGGCCGAGCCAAAACCATGAAGATTGAAGTGAAAGGCAAAGCCGCACCAGGGATCACCGCGAAAGACATCGTGCTGGCCATCATTGGTAAAACGGGCAGCGCCGGCGGTACGGGGCACGTTGTTGAATTCTGCGGTGAGGCTATTCAGGCGCTGAGCATGGAAGGTCGTATGACTCTGTGCAATATGGCCATCGAGATGGGGGCAAAAGCAGGCCTGGTGGCGCCAGACGAAACCACGTTTAACTATGTGAAAGGGCGTCTGCATGCGCCGAAAGGTCAGGATTACGCTGACGCCGTCGCGTACTGGAAAACCCTGAAAACTGACGATGGCGCTGTCTTTGATACCGTTGTTACCCTGCAGGCGGAAGAGATTGCCCCGCAGGTGACCTGGGGGACCAATCCGGGTCAGGTCATTTCCGTGAATGACACCATCCCCGATCCGGCCTCATTTGCCGATCCGGTCGAACGCGCCAGCGCCGAAAAAGCGCTGGCTTATATGGGCCTGAAACCCGGCGTGCCGTTGACCGATGTGACGATTGATAAAGTCTTTATCGGCTCCTGCACTAACTCGCGCATCGAAGATTTGCGCGCCGCGGCGGAGATCGCCAAAGGCCGTAAAGTGGCACCAGGCGTACAGGCGCTGGTCGTGCCAGGATCTGGCCCGGTAAAAGCGCAGGCGGAAGCCGAAGGCCTGGATAAGATCTTTATCGAAGCGGGCTTCGAGTGGCGCTTGCCTGGCTGCTCCATGTGTCTGGCCATGAACAATGACCGCCTGAATCCTGGCGAACGTTGTGCCTCCACCAGTAACCGTAACTTTGAAGGCCGCCAGGGCCGCGGTGGGCGCACCCATCTGGTCAGCCCGGCCATGGCCGCCGCTGCGGCAGTTACCGGCCATTTCGCCGATATTCGCAGCCTGAAATAA
- the leuD gene encoding 3-isopropylmalate dehydratase small subunit, with product MAEKFTQHTGRVVPLDAANVDTDAIIPKQFLQKVTRTGFGAHLFNDWRFLDDKGQVPDPEFVLNFPEYKGASILLARENFGCGSSREHAPWALTDYGFKVVIAPSFADIFYGNSFNNQLLPVTLSDEQVDELFVLVKANPGMSFEVDLEAEVVKAGDKIYNFSIDAFRRHCMLNGLDSIGLTLQHEHAISAYEKKQPAFMG from the coding sequence ATGGCAGAGAAATTTACCCAACATACAGGCCGGGTTGTCCCCCTGGACGCCGCTAATGTCGACACCGATGCAATCATTCCGAAGCAGTTTTTGCAGAAGGTCACCCGCACCGGTTTTGGCGCTCATCTGTTTAACGACTGGCGTTTTCTGGATGATAAAGGCCAGGTTCCTGACCCGGAATTTGTACTGAACTTCCCGGAATATAAAGGCGCCTCCATTCTGCTGGCGCGGGAAAACTTTGGCTGCGGTTCATCGCGCGAGCACGCGCCATGGGCACTGACCGACTACGGCTTTAAAGTCGTGATCGCCCCGAGCTTTGCGGATATCTTCTACGGCAACAGCTTCAACAACCAGCTTCTGCCAGTGACGCTGAGTGACGAGCAAGTGGATGAATTGTTCGTGCTGGTTAAGGCAAATCCGGGCATGTCGTTTGAAGTGGATCTGGAAGCGGAAGTGGTGAAAGCCGGGGATAAGATCTATAACTTCAGCATCGATGCCTTCCGTCGTCACTGTATGCTGAACGGCCTGGACAGCATTGGCCTGACGCTTCAGCACGAACACGCCATCTCCGCGTACGAGAAAAAACAGCCTGCGTTTATGGGCTAA
- a CDS encoding Hok/Gef family protein has translation MPKRTLLLGLFLICTTLLIFTWMVRDSLCELHFRQEKTELAAVLAYEAKR, from the coding sequence ATGCCAAAACGTACTCTGCTGTTAGGTTTGTTTCTGATCTGTACAACGCTGTTGATCTTCACCTGGATGGTGCGTGATTCACTGTGTGAACTGCATTTCAGACAGGAGAAAACAGAGCTGGCAGCAGTGTTGGCTTACGAAGCAAAACGTTAG
- a CDS encoding sugar efflux transporter, whose translation MLWLMTMGRRLNGVYAAFMLVAFMMGVAGALQAPTLSLFLSREVGAQPFWIGLFYTVNAIAGILVSLWLAKRSDSQGDRRKLILFCCAMAVGNALLFAFNRHYLTLITCGVLLASLANTAMPQLFALAREYADNSAREVVMFSSVMRAQLSLAWVIGPPLAFMLALNYGFTAMFSIAAGIFAISLALIAFALPSVARVEQTADKPITQVSGWQDKNVRMLFIASTLMWTCNTMYIIDMPLWISSDLGLPDKLAGILMGTAAGLEIPAMILAGYYVKYLGKRRMMVVAVAAGVLFYLGLIFFHSREALLALQLFNAVFIGIVAGIGMLWFQDLMPGRAGSATTLFTNSISTGVILAGVIQGALSQSYGHAAVYWMIAAISVLTLMLTWRVKDV comes from the coding sequence ATGCTCTGGTTAATGACAATGGGGCGACGCCTGAACGGCGTGTATGCCGCTTTTATGCTGGTGGCCTTTATGATGGGCGTGGCGGGGGCGTTGCAGGCACCGACGCTGAGTCTTTTTCTCAGTCGGGAGGTGGGGGCGCAGCCGTTCTGGATCGGTCTGTTTTATACCGTGAACGCCATCGCCGGGATCCTGGTCAGCCTGTGGCTGGCGAAACGATCCGACAGCCAGGGCGATCGCCGTAAGTTGATCCTCTTTTGTTGCGCCATGGCCGTGGGTAACGCGCTGCTGTTTGCCTTTAATCGTCACTACCTGACGCTGATCACTTGCGGCGTGCTGCTGGCCTCACTGGCAAACACCGCCATGCCGCAACTCTTCGCGCTGGCCCGGGAATATGCCGATAATTCGGCGCGGGAAGTGGTGATGTTTAGCTCGGTGATGCGTGCGCAGCTCTCTCTTGCATGGGTCATTGGTCCGCCGTTGGCCTTTATGCTGGCGCTGAATTACGGTTTTACCGCCATGTTTTCCATCGCTGCGGGGATTTTTGCCATTAGTCTGGCACTGATTGCCTTCGCGCTACCGTCAGTGGCGCGTGTCGAACAGACAGCGGATAAACCCATTACACAGGTGAGCGGCTGGCAGGATAAAAACGTCCGTATGCTGTTTATCGCTTCCACGCTGATGTGGACCTGCAACACCATGTATATCATCGATATGCCGCTATGGATCAGCAGTGATCTGGGGCTGCCTGATAAGCTCGCCGGGATCTTAATGGGGACGGCTGCCGGGCTGGAAATTCCGGCGATGATTCTGGCGGGGTACTACGTCAAATATCTCGGAAAACGCCGGATGATGGTGGTAGCCGTAGCGGCCGGGGTGCTGTTCTACCTGGGGCTCATTTTCTTCCATTCACGAGAGGCGTTGCTGGCACTGCAGCTGTTTAATGCTGTGTTTATCGGGATTGTGGCCGGAATAGGGATGCTCTGGTTCCAGGATCTAATGCCCGGGCGGGCGGGTTCGGCGACCACACTCTTTACCAACAGCATCTCCACGGGGGTGATTCTGGCGGGGGTGATTCAGGGGGCGCTGTCACAAAGCTACGGACATGCAGCGGTGTACTGGATGATAGCGGCCATATCTGTTCTTACGCTGATGCTGACCTGGCGCGTAAAAGACGTTTGA
- the sgrT gene encoding glucose uptake inhibitor SgrT — protein MKRSTARQFYQQYFSATKGTSWLARQCAEQRLKMLEELMQWDVTKPTSSR, from the coding sequence ATGAAGAGGTCTACCGCTCGTCAGTTTTATCAGCAGTACTTTTCAGCGACAAAAGGAACGTCCTGGCTGGCCCGTCAGTGTGCTGAGCAACGGCTGAAAATGTTAGAAGAATTGATGCAGTGGGACGTTACGAAACCGACCTCTTCTCGCTAA
- the sgrR gene encoding HTH-type transcriptional regulator SgrR yields MPSGRLQQQFIRLWQCCEGQSQETTLNELAELLNCSRRHMRTLLNTMQQQGWLNWEAEAGRGKRSRLTFLYTGLALQQQRAEDLLEQDRIDQLVQLVGDKAAVRQMLVSHLGRSFRQGRHILRVLYYRPMKNLLPGTALRRSETHMARQIFSGLTRINEENGELEADIAHHWQQLSPLHWRFFLRPGIHFHHGRELEMRDVIASLERARKLPLYSHISRIHSPTAWTLDIELSQPDKWLPWLLGYVPSMILPGEWGSLDNFASQPIGTGPYAVSRNNNNQLKIRAFDDYFGYRALIDEVNVWVLPDLNEELSAGLTLEGPTTGEKAVESRLEEGCYYLLFDSRTHRGANQAVRKWISHVLSPSNLIYHAEEQYQTYWFPAYGLLPRWHHARPVQCDKPAGLESITLTYYREHVEHRFIARIMTRLLAAEGVQLTIQEVDYDEWHRGDIVSDIWLNSANFTLPLDFSLFSHLYEVPLIQHCIDRDWQQDAAQWRAGEMNLATWCQALLAEQAIVPLIHHWLMIQGQRSMRGLRMNTLGWFDFKSAWFAPPEP; encoded by the coding sequence ATGCCTTCTGGTCGTCTGCAACAACAATTTATCCGCCTCTGGCAGTGCTGCGAAGGGCAATCGCAGGAGACCACGCTCAACGAACTGGCAGAGCTCCTTAACTGCTCCCGACGTCATATGCGCACGCTGCTTAACACCATGCAGCAACAGGGCTGGTTAAACTGGGAAGCCGAAGCAGGACGCGGCAAACGCTCACGCCTGACCTTTCTCTATACCGGCCTGGCCTTGCAGCAACAGCGAGCGGAAGATCTGCTGGAACAGGACCGAATCGATCAGCTGGTGCAACTGGTGGGCGATAAAGCCGCAGTACGTCAAATGCTGGTCTCTCATCTCGGGCGAAGTTTCCGTCAGGGCCGCCACATCCTGCGCGTGCTCTACTATCGTCCGATGAAAAATCTGCTCCCCGGCACGGCATTACGCCGTTCAGAAACCCATATGGCCCGACAAATTTTCAGCGGCCTGACGCGGATAAATGAGGAAAACGGGGAACTGGAAGCTGATATTGCGCACCACTGGCAGCAACTTTCCCCGCTTCACTGGCGCTTCTTCTTACGTCCCGGCATCCACTTTCATCACGGCCGCGAGCTGGAAATGCGCGATGTCATCGCGTCTCTGGAACGTGCCCGCAAGCTTCCGCTCTACTCGCACATTTCGCGGATTCACTCCCCTACGGCCTGGACGCTGGATATTGAACTGTCTCAGCCGGACAAATGGCTTCCCTGGTTGCTGGGCTATGTGCCCTCGATGATTCTGCCCGGTGAATGGGGATCACTGGACAATTTTGCCAGTCAACCTATTGGCACCGGCCCCTATGCCGTGTCGCGTAATAATAATAACCAGCTGAAAATTCGCGCGTTTGATGACTATTTTGGTTACCGGGCGCTGATCGACGAAGTGAACGTCTGGGTATTACCGGATCTCAATGAAGAGCTCAGCGCCGGGCTGACGCTTGAAGGTCCCACTACGGGTGAAAAGGCGGTGGAAAGTCGCCTTGAAGAGGGCTGCTACTATCTGCTGTTTGACAGTCGCACCCACCGGGGAGCCAATCAGGCGGTACGCAAATGGATTAGCCATGTCTTATCCCCCTCCAATCTGATTTACCATGCGGAAGAGCAGTATCAGACGTACTGGTTCCCGGCGTACGGTCTGCTTCCCCGCTGGCATCACGCCCGGCCAGTGCAGTGTGACAAGCCGGCAGGGCTGGAGTCCATCACTCTGACCTACTACCGCGAGCACGTGGAGCATCGTTTTATCGCCAGAATCATGACCAGACTGCTGGCCGCAGAAGGTGTTCAGCTGACGATCCAGGAGGTCGACTATGATGAGTGGCATCGTGGCGATATCGTAAGCGATATCTGGCTGAACAGCGCCAACTTCACCCTGCCGCTCGATTTCTCGCTCTTCTCACACCTGTATGAAGTCCCGCTGATCCAGCACTGTATCGATCGGGACTGGCAGCAGGACGCCGCACAGTGGCGCGCGGGCGAGATGAATCTGGCCACATGGTGTCAGGCGCTGCTGGCCGAACAGGCGATCGTGCCGCTGATCCACCACTGGCTGATGATCCAGGGTCAACGCAGTATGCGGGGGTTACGGATGAATACGCTCGGCTGGTTTGATTTTAAATCCGCCTGGTTTGCGCCACCCGAGCCATAA
- the thiB gene encoding thiamine ABC transporter substrate binding subunit encodes MLKKVLPLLALFALPAFAKPVLTVYTYDSFSADWGPGPVVKKAFEADCDCELKFVALEDGVSLLNRLRMEGKNSKADVVLGLDNNLLDAASQTKLFAKSGVAAEAVNVPGGWKNDTFVPFDYGYFAFVYDKNKLKNPPKSLKELVESDQKWRVIYEDPRTSTPGLGLLLWMQKVYGDKTPEAWQKLAAKTVTVTKGWSEAYGLFLKGESDLVLSYTTSPAYHIIAEKKDNYAAADFAEGHYLQVEVAARTAASKQPELAEKFLKFMVSPAFQNAIPTGNWMYPVTNVTLPAGFEQLTKPQTSLEFTPQQVAAQRAAWVSEWQRAVSR; translated from the coding sequence GTGTTAAAAAAAGTGCTTCCCCTGCTGGCGCTGTTTGCGCTGCCTGCTTTCGCAAAACCCGTCCTGACGGTCTACACCTACGACTCCTTTTCTGCCGACTGGGGCCCAGGCCCGGTAGTCAAAAAAGCCTTTGAAGCCGACTGCGACTGCGAACTGAAATTCGTGGCGCTGGAAGATGGCGTCTCGCTGCTTAATCGTCTGCGTATGGAAGGCAAAAACAGTAAGGCCGACGTGGTACTCGGCCTGGATAACAACCTGCTGGATGCGGCGTCGCAAACAAAACTGTTCGCCAAAAGCGGCGTGGCGGCAGAGGCGGTTAACGTGCCGGGCGGCTGGAAGAACGACACCTTTGTGCCGTTCGATTACGGATATTTTGCGTTTGTCTACGATAAAAACAAGCTGAAGAATCCGCCGAAAAGCCTGAAGGAGCTGGTGGAAAGCGACCAAAAATGGCGCGTGATTTATGAAGATCCGCGCACCAGCACGCCGGGTCTGGGTCTGCTGCTGTGGATGCAGAAGGTCTATGGTGATAAAACGCCGGAAGCGTGGCAGAAGCTGGCCGCCAAAACCGTGACCGTCACCAAAGGCTGGAGCGAGGCCTATGGTCTGTTCCTGAAAGGGGAGAGCGACCTGGTGCTGAGCTACACCACCTCCCCGGCTTATCACATTATCGCCGAGAAGAAAGACAACTACGCCGCCGCTGATTTCGCTGAAGGACATTATCTGCAGGTGGAAGTGGCCGCCCGCACTGCCGCCAGCAAGCAGCCGGAACTGGCCGAGAAGTTTTTGAAATTCATGGTTTCCCCGGCGTTCCAGAATGCGATCCCAACGGGTAACTGGATGTATCCGGTGACCAACGTGACGCTGCCTGCCGGCTTTGAGCAACTGACCAAACCGCAAACCTCGCTGGAGTTTACGCCGCAGCAGGTCGCCGCGCAGCGAGCAGCATGGGTAAGTGAATGGCAACGCGCCGTCAGCCGCTAA
- the thiP gene encoding thiamine/thiamine pyrophosphate ABC transporter permease ThiP, producing the protein MATRRQPLIPGWLFPGLLAAVVMVAVSLGAFLALWFNAPESDLLSLWHDSYLWHVIRFSFWQAFLSALLSVIPAIFLARALYRRRFPGREALLRLCAMTLILPVLVAVFGILSVYGRQGWLAALFNLLGLEWTFSPYGLKGILLAHIFFNMPMATRLFLQALEAIPGEQRQLAAQLGMRGWSFFRFVEWPWLRRQIPPVAALIFMLCFASFATVLSLGGGPQATTIELAIYQALSYDYDPGRAALLALVQMLCCLVLVLLSQRLSKAIPPGSHQITGWRDPQDSLHSRIADGMLIVLALLLLLPPLLAVIVDGVNLNLVSVLQQPVLWQATWTSLRIALAAGLLCVVLTMMLLWSSRELYARQARKAGQALELTGMLILAMPGIVLATGFFLVFNSTVGLPESADGIVIFTNALMAIPYALKVLENPMRDINSRYALLCQSLGMQGWKRLKVVELRALKRPLAQALAFACVLSIGDFGVVALFGNEDFRTLPYWLYQQIGSYRSQEGAVTALLLLLLCFALFTVIEKLPGRNVKTD; encoded by the coding sequence ATGGCAACGCGCCGTCAGCCGCTAATTCCCGGCTGGTTATTTCCCGGACTGCTCGCCGCCGTAGTGATGGTGGCGGTCAGTCTCGGCGCTTTTCTGGCATTGTGGTTTAACGCGCCGGAGAGTGATCTGCTCTCCCTCTGGCACGACAGCTATCTCTGGCATGTCATCCGGTTCTCTTTCTGGCAGGCGTTTCTCTCTGCCCTGCTGTCGGTGATCCCGGCCATTTTTCTCGCGCGGGCGCTCTACCGCAGACGCTTCCCCGGCAGGGAGGCGCTGTTGAGACTGTGCGCCATGACGCTGATCCTGCCCGTTCTGGTGGCGGTATTTGGGATCCTGAGCGTGTATGGTCGTCAGGGCTGGTTGGCCGCTCTCTTTAACCTGCTTGGTCTGGAGTGGACCTTCTCCCCTTACGGGCTGAAAGGTATTCTGCTGGCACACATCTTTTTCAACATGCCCATGGCGACCCGGCTTTTTTTACAGGCGCTGGAGGCTATCCCCGGCGAGCAGCGTCAGCTTGCGGCACAGCTGGGTATGCGCGGCTGGTCATTCTTCCGCTTTGTCGAATGGCCATGGCTGCGCCGTCAAATCCCTCCGGTTGCGGCGCTGATCTTTATGCTCTGTTTTGCCAGTTTCGCCACCGTACTTTCACTTGGTGGCGGGCCACAGGCCACCACCATCGAACTGGCGATTTACCAGGCGCTGAGTTACGACTACGACCCCGGCCGCGCTGCGCTTCTGGCTCTGGTACAGATGCTGTGCTGTCTTGTGCTGGTCCTGCTGAGTCAGCGTCTGAGCAAAGCCATTCCACCGGGCAGTCATCAGATTACAGGCTGGCGCGATCCACAGGACAGCCTGCACAGCCGAATCGCGGATGGGATGTTGATCGTACTGGCCCTGCTGCTGCTTCTGCCGCCGCTGCTGGCCGTTATCGTCGATGGCGTTAACCTTAACCTCGTCTCCGTGTTGCAACAGCCCGTCCTCTGGCAGGCGACCTGGACATCCTTGCGCATTGCGCTGGCTGCCGGGCTATTGTGTGTCGTGCTGACCATGATGCTGCTGTGGAGCAGCCGTGAACTTTATGCACGCCAGGCGCGCAAAGCCGGGCAAGCGCTGGAGCTGACGGGAATGTTGATCCTGGCAATGCCGGGCATCGTCCTGGCAACCGGCTTCTTTTTAGTGTTCAACAGTACGGTTGGTCTGCCGGAAAGCGCCGACGGGATCGTGATTTTTACCAACGCCCTGATGGCCATCCCCTATGCGTTGAAGGTTCTGGAAAATCCCATGCGCGACATCAACAGCCGCTATGCTTTGCTGTGTCAGTCGCTCGGCATGCAGGGCTGGAAGCGGCTAAAGGTAGTCGAACTGCGCGCGCTAAAACGCCCGCTGGCTCAGGCGCTGGCCTTCGCTTGTGTGCTCTCCATTGGTGACTTTGGTGTGGTGGCGCTCTTCGGCAATGAAGATTTCCGCACGCTGCCGTACTGGCTGTATCAGCAGATCGGGTCCTACCGCAGCCAGGAGGGGGCCGTCACGGCGCTGTTACTGCTGTTGCTGTGCTTTGCCTTATTTACCGTTATCGAAAAACTTCCGGGGCGCAATGTTAAAACTGACTGA
- the thiQ gene encoding thiamine ABC transporter ATP-binding protein ThiQ, protein MLKLTDVTWLYQHLPMRFTLSVRQGEMIAVLGPSGAGKSTLLNLIAGFLQPASGSIEIENNDHTLTPPARRPVSMLFQENNLFTHLTVRQNIALGMDPGLKLNDAQRQKLERIAGQMGITTFIDRLPGELSGGQRQRVALARCLVREQPVLLLDEPFSALDPALRQEMLTLVQEVCQRQQLTMLMVSHSIEDAARIAPRSVVIAEGRIVWDGETEELMSGKASASHLLGILNG, encoded by the coding sequence ATGTTAAAACTGACTGATGTCACCTGGCTCTACCAGCATCTGCCTATGCGTTTCACCCTCTCTGTGCGTCAGGGGGAGATGATTGCCGTACTTGGCCCAAGCGGGGCAGGCAAGAGCACCTTGCTCAATCTGATTGCCGGTTTTCTGCAACCGGCGAGCGGGTCAATAGAGATTGAAAACAACGACCATACCCTCACCCCGCCCGCCAGGCGTCCGGTCTCGATGCTGTTCCAGGAAAATAATCTGTTCACCCATCTGACGGTGCGGCAAAACATCGCGCTGGGTATGGATCCGGGGCTGAAACTGAACGACGCCCAGCGCCAGAAGCTGGAGAGGATTGCCGGGCAAATGGGCATCACCACGTTTATTGACCGGCTCCCCGGAGAGCTCTCTGGCGGACAACGTCAGCGCGTGGCGCTGGCTCGCTGTCTGGTACGCGAACAACCGGTGCTGCTGCTGGATGAGCCCTTCTCTGCACTCGACCCTGCCTTGCGCCAGGAGATGCTCACGCTGGTACAGGAGGTCTGCCAGCGTCAGCAGCTGACGATGCTGATGGTGTCACACAGTATCGAGGATGCCGCACGCATCGCCCCGCGATCGGTGGTGATCGCGGAGGGGCGTATCGTGTGGGATGGTGAAACCGAAGAGTTGATGAGTGGCAAAGCAAGCGCGTCGCACCTGCTGGGGATCCTTAACGGCTGA
- a CDS encoding DedA family protein: MQALLEHFITQSVMYSLIAVALVAFLESLALVGLILPGTVMMAALGALIGSGEVNFWQAWLAGIIGCLLGDWISFWLGWRFKKPLHRWSFMKKNKALLDKTEHALHQHSMFTILVGRFVGPTRPLVPMVAGMLDLPVAKFVVPNIIGCVFWPPFYFLPGILAGAAIDIPDDMQSGGFKWLLLATALLLWLAAWLCWRLWRSAKANVDRLTRYLPRSRLLWLAPLTLGVAVVALIALVRHPLMPVYGEILLKVVSR; the protein is encoded by the coding sequence ATGCAGGCATTGCTGGAACATTTTATTACCCAGTCCGTTATGTATTCGCTTATCGCCGTTGCGCTGGTGGCATTTCTGGAATCGCTGGCGCTGGTTGGGCTTATCCTGCCCGGCACTGTGATGATGGCGGCGTTGGGCGCGTTGATTGGCAGCGGTGAGGTCAATTTCTGGCAGGCGTGGCTGGCCGGTATTATCGGCTGCTTACTGGGCGACTGGATCTCCTTCTGGCTGGGCTGGCGTTTCAAGAAGCCGCTGCACCGCTGGTCTTTCATGAAGAAGAACAAAGCGTTGCTGGATAAAACCGAGCATGCGCTGCATCAGCACAGCATGTTTACTATTCTCGTGGGACGTTTTGTCGGGCCAACGCGTCCGCTGGTGCCGATGGTGGCCGGGATGCTGGATCTGCCCGTCGCAAAATTCGTTGTGCCGAACATTATCGGTTGCGTCTTCTGGCCTCCGTTTTACTTCCTGCCGGGGATCCTGGCGGGGGCGGCAATTGATATTCCTGACGATATGCAAAGCGGCGGTTTTAAATGGCTACTGCTGGCAACAGCGCTGCTGTTATGGCTCGCGGCATGGTTGTGCTGGCGACTATGGCGCAGCGCGAAAGCGAATGTCGATCGTCTTACGCGCTATCTGCCTCGCTCGCGTTTGCTGTGGCTGGCACCGCTGACGCTGGGTGTTGCCGTCGTGGCGCTGATTGCGCTGGTTCGTCATCCGCTGATGCCGGTGTACGGTGAGATCCTGTTAAAGGTTGTCAGCCGTTAA